The Pseudalkalibacillus hwajinpoensis DNA window AGAGGGGACCATTTCGCTTTTCAATTCTACCTTCTATTTTAGCATATTCCTCGTCCCAGTTGATTAATTCTTTATCTCTTGGCGTACGATGGGATCTGGCCATAGCAAGTACATAGATGGCTTCCATGATATTTGTTTTTCCCTGGGCATTTTCCCCAAGAAAAACGTTAACGTTATTTTCAAACTGCAGTTCTTGCTTGCCATAATTTCGATAGTTCGTAACTTTCAATGTGTTTAGGTGCAACGGGAGACCCCCATTCAGCTAGATACAACAAACTCTCCAACGCCAGGAATCGTGATGACATCCTGATCATATAGTTTCTTGCCACGTCGGTCTTCTAGTTCGCCGTTTACATAGACCTCATATTCCGCCAGAAACCATTTTGCCATTCCGCCTGTATTGATTACCCCGGCCTCCTGAAGAAGTTGACCAAGCGTAATGTATTCTTTTATTAATTTAATTTCATTCATTTTCGTTCACCTCATTTTCCTTCCGTGCTAATTTACTAAATTAGTTCTGAAGGATGACAATAGTTTATTATACCTCTTTTTTCAGTAAAACGCATGAGAAAAGCACGATTTCTTTGAAAAAGAGAAAGCTGCTGGAAGTTAACTACTCAGCAGCTCCATTTTATCCCAAATCAAGGTACAGTAAGACCCCCACCACAAAACGTAGGTTAGACGTTTAGG harbors:
- the yaaA gene encoding S4 domain-containing protein YaaA; this translates as MNEIKLIKEYITLGQLLQEAGVINTGGMAKWFLAEYEVYVNGELEDRRGKKLYDQDVITIPGVGEFVVSS